A section of the Thermotoga caldifontis AZM44c09 genome encodes:
- a CDS encoding type II toxin-antitoxin system Phd/YefM family antitoxin, whose product MRNELEFFNLADAKAKFSEVLKKARQKDIVVTKNGVPAAVVMDYERYRKIMNFLEQVYDLYLLEIGDPSVHGAVSQKELFQEDIEEV is encoded by the coding sequence GTGAGGAACGAGCTCGAATTCTTCAACCTTGCCGATGCGAAGGCGAAGTTCTCTGAGGTGTTGAAAAAGGCTCGTCAGAAAGACATCGTGGTGACGAAGAACGGAGTACCGGCGGCCGTCGTGATGGACTACGAGCGTTACAGAAAGATCATGAACTTCTTAGAGCAAGTCTACGATCTGTATCTGCTCGAGATCGGTGATCCTTCGGTTCACGGAGCGGTGAGTCAGAAAGAACTCTTTCAGGAAGACATCGAGGAGGTGTGA
- a CDS encoding FmdB family zinc ribbon protein — translation MTATYKFKCINCGDESYSAAPLEYQKFPRCEKCGGKILRVYPPMRLGEILIALGMINDLDLQKALKIQNDLSEHLVIGKLLIKLKLISATELERALKLQRDMMGGAPIQ, via the coding sequence GTGACGGCTACGTACAAGTTCAAGTGCATCAACTGTGGGGACGAGAGTTACTCGGCTGCACCGCTGGAGTATCAAAAGTTCCCAAGGTGCGAAAAATGTGGGGGCAAAATACTGAGAGTGTACCCGCCCATGAGACTGGGTGAGATACTGATCGCTTTGGGAATGATAAACGATCTCGACCTTCAGAAGGCTTTGAAGATCCAGAACGATCTGAGCGAGCATCTCGTTATAGGTAAACTTCTCATCAAACTCAAGCTCATCAGCGCAACAGAGCTCGAAAGAGCGCTGAAACTCCAGCGTGACATGATGGGTGGCGCGCCGATTCAGTAG
- the truB gene encoding tRNA pseudouridine(55) synthase TruB: MSVSGILLVDKPKGPTSHDVVEEVRKKLNQKRVGHAGTLDPFATGLLIVGVGSATRLLEYLMSHRKVYRVRMRLGLITDTFDITGKIQEERPCNVTKEQILEAINSFVGTYVQIPPAYSAKKYRGERLYELARQGKIVRLPPREVTIYRIENVEIEDFFVSFVVETSPGTYVRSLCMDIGYKLGCGATAVELRRLSVGPFRVEDAVDVYVLTPEELAKRLIPMSKVLDFPKVWISDEATKKVLDGMKIHLNDIVHHEPFEKDSIVQVFNNDRLICLARSERRSTFLKTLREQERNEAILKPFKVFKEN, encoded by the coding sequence GTGAGCGTATCTGGGATCTTGCTTGTGGACAAACCGAAGGGCCCAACATCTCACGACGTCGTCGAAGAGGTCAGGAAAAAACTGAACCAGAAGCGTGTGGGACACGCGGGAACGCTGGATCCTTTCGCGACGGGTTTGCTCATCGTGGGTGTGGGCAGCGCGACGAGACTGCTCGAGTATCTCATGAGCCATCGCAAGGTGTACAGAGTCCGAATGAGACTCGGTCTCATCACGGATACGTTCGACATAACTGGAAAAATCCAGGAAGAAAGACCGTGTAACGTTACGAAAGAGCAGATCCTCGAAGCGATCAACAGTTTCGTTGGAACGTACGTTCAGATTCCCCCAGCCTATTCGGCGAAGAAGTACAGAGGAGAAAGACTCTACGAGCTCGCGAGACAGGGCAAGATCGTAAGACTACCCCCACGAGAGGTGACGATCTATCGGATAGAGAACGTCGAGATCGAAGATTTTTTCGTCTCGTTCGTCGTTGAAACGAGCCCGGGAACGTACGTTAGATCCTTGTGCATGGACATCGGTTACAAACTCGGCTGTGGTGCCACTGCCGTTGAGCTGAGGAGACTCAGCGTGGGACCCTTCAGGGTTGAGGACGCCGTGGATGTTTACGTGCTCACGCCGGAGGAGCTGGCGAAGCGGTTGATACCCATGTCCAAAGTGTTGGATTTCCCGAAGGTCTGGATCAGTGACGAGGCGACGAAGAAGGTGCTCGATGGAATGAAAATACACTTGAACGACATCGTTCACCACGAACCGTTTGAGAAAGACTCGATCGTGCAGGTTTTCAACAACGATCGTCTCATCTGCCTTGCACGGTCCGAACGGCGCTCGACGTTTTTGAAGACGCTACGAGAACAGGAAAGAAACGAAGCGATCCTGAAACCGTTCAAGGTGTTCAAGGAGAACTGA
- a CDS encoding FAD synthetase family protein, producing the protein MYVTTIGVFDGVHLGHRALLKRVQQIADEHGLRSRAFVVSHPFEHLKGEFDGLITSHERRILLLSQYLDEVYLLDLRKIKDMTAESFFEQFLARDTRILVVGKDFRFGRNASGDSTLLEKLCREEAIDLEVFHEVQDENHVRISSSRIRELIKEGRIEEAERLLGHDYLLEAVVLNTSKSDSKSVVELKTLEGLIRPQNGVFDAEERNLNIRGRIILDREVRLITQPVQLAPGTYVHLKLSGGKI; encoded by the coding sequence ATGTACGTCACGACCATAGGTGTGTTCGATGGGGTACACTTGGGACACAGAGCGCTCCTCAAGAGGGTACAGCAGATCGCGGATGAGCATGGCCTTCGCTCCAGAGCCTTCGTCGTATCACACCCGTTCGAACATCTCAAAGGCGAATTCGATGGATTGATCACGAGTCATGAAAGGCGCATACTGTTGTTGAGTCAGTATCTCGACGAAGTCTACCTTCTGGATCTGAGAAAGATAAAGGATATGACGGCGGAATCTTTTTTCGAACAGTTCCTCGCGCGGGATACAAGAATTCTCGTCGTGGGAAAAGACTTCAGGTTCGGTAGAAACGCCTCAGGTGATTCAACGTTGCTCGAAAAACTCTGCAGAGAAGAGGCTATAGACCTCGAAGTGTTCCACGAGGTACAGGATGAAAATCACGTTCGCATAAGCAGTTCACGGATCAGAGAGCTGATAAAAGAAGGCAGGATAGAGGAAGCGGAAAGACTTCTTGGTCACGATTATTTGCTCGAAGCTGTTGTTCTGAACACTTCAAAATCAGACTCGAAAAGCGTCGTCGAGTTGAAGACCCTCGAAGGGCTTATCAGGCCCCAAAACGGAGTTTTCGACGCCGAAGAGAGGAACTTGAACATCAGAGGAAGGATCATCCTGGATCGCGAGGTAAGGCTGATCACCCAGCCGGTGCAGCTCGCACCGGGAACGTACGTCCATCTGAAACTCTCGGGGGGAAAGATATGA
- a CDS encoding ABC transporter ATP-binding protein, whose amino-acid sequence MAKVELENVTKIFDNKVVAVRDVTLTVEDKEFVVLLGPSGCGKTTTLRMIAGLEEVTKGTIKIDGRVVNDVEPKDRDIAMVFQNYALYPHMTVYENMAFGLKLRKFPKDEIDRRVREAARILGIEDLLDRKPRQLSGGQRQRVAVGRAIVRNPKVFLFDEPLSNLDAKLRVQMRSELKKLHHRLGATIIYVTHDQVEAMTMADKIVVMKDGTVQQIGTPYEVYNKPANMFVAGFIGSPAMNFLNAVVIAEKGGIWIKTSGFKVKVVKEHEPILEKWIDKEVVFGIRPENIFDKLFALAPQPENTITGTVDVVEPLGSETLLHVTCGEDTLVARVDPRTKAKEGERIDLVFDMNTIHVFDKETQKAII is encoded by the coding sequence ATGGCTAAGGTGGAGCTCGAGAACGTTACGAAGATCTTCGACAACAAAGTCGTCGCCGTGAGGGACGTTACGCTGACTGTGGAAGACAAAGAGTTCGTTGTTCTGCTTGGACCATCCGGTTGCGGTAAGACCACGACGCTCAGGATGATCGCGGGTCTTGAAGAGGTGACGAAGGGCACGATAAAGATCGACGGAAGAGTAGTCAACGACGTTGAACCAAAGGATAGGGACATCGCGATGGTCTTCCAGAACTACGCTCTGTATCCACACATGACTGTTTACGAGAACATGGCTTTTGGCTTGAAGCTCAGGAAGTTCCCAAAAGATGAAATCGACAGGAGAGTAAGAGAGGCTGCGAGGATTCTGGGTATAGAGGATCTTCTGGACAGGAAGCCCAGACAGCTCTCCGGTGGTCAGAGGCAGCGTGTCGCGGTCGGGAGGGCCATCGTGAGGAACCCGAAGGTCTTCCTGTTCGACGAGCCACTCTCAAACCTCGACGCGAAACTGAGGGTGCAGATGAGGAGCGAACTCAAGAAATTGCACCACAGGCTCGGTGCCACGATCATATACGTCACGCACGACCAGGTTGAAGCGATGACGATGGCTGACAAGATCGTCGTCATGAAGGATGGGACGGTCCAGCAGATAGGGACACCCTACGAAGTTTACAACAAACCCGCGAACATGTTCGTTGCAGGTTTCATCGGAAGCCCCGCCATGAATTTCCTGAACGCGGTCGTGATCGCAGAAAAGGGTGGGATCTGGATAAAGACGAGCGGCTTCAAAGTCAAGGTTGTGAAGGAACACGAACCCATCTTGGAGAAATGGATCGACAAAGAAGTCGTGTTCGGCATCAGGCCGGAGAACATCTTCGACAAATTGTTCGCTCTGGCGCCGCAACCTGAGAACACCATCACAGGAACGGTCGATGTGGTGGAACCTCTCGGTAGTGAAACGCTCTTGCACGTGACGTGTGGAGAGGACACGCTCGTCGCCAGGGTCGATCCGAGGACCAAGGCGAAGGAAGGAGAAAGGATAGACCTCGTCTTCGACATGAACACGATCCACGTGTTCGACAAAGAAACGCAGAAGGCCATCATCTGA
- the rbfA gene encoding 30S ribosome-binding factor RbfA encodes MRPDYRKAMLESEIVKLVSEALREAKDPRLKDRIITVSRAELSADKRFVDVYISAMGDEAERRALVEYLNKIKGYFRTYLANNLDLYVTPQVRFKEDPGIEASVRVQELLNKLKEEKK; translated from the coding sequence ATGAGGCCGGATTACAGAAAAGCGATGCTGGAATCGGAAATCGTCAAACTCGTCTCCGAAGCTTTGAGGGAAGCGAAAGACCCAAGGCTCAAGGATCGGATCATCACGGTTTCGCGTGCAGAATTATCTGCCGACAAACGTTTCGTCGATGTGTACATCAGCGCGATGGGAGACGAGGCGGAAAGGAGGGCCCTGGTTGAGTATCTCAACAAGATCAAGGGTTATTTCAGAACCTATCTGGCGAACAATCTGGATCTCTACGTCACTCCACAGGTTCGTTTCAAGGAAGATCCTGGCATAGAGGCGAGCGTGCGCGTTCAGGAACTTCTCAACAAGCTGAAGGAGGAGAAGAAGTGA
- a CDS encoding AfsR/SARP family transcriptional regulator, with protein MKVSLFGDLRFMNDDGKDLDPQSIRSRKARDLLRYFVVFHRRRIPKEVLFETFWPDMEENYACRNLQTAVSMIRRFLGKDLLTYRDGTYCFDESSEVSVDAEEFEKKIAKARSCGNVKDKVAILKCAVDEYLDDVLIECEYEDWTVQAREHYKDLLIGALLELIAFHEAENEYTEVCNLSKRVLEKDPFNESACLSLLKAMGELGQKLEAMNFYRSFAKRMEKELGVIPSQELRDFYEHLLAQRKRIVWIITIETDRTDEVVQYLKGIVREADEIKIFSKGKLGVFIRDVDDSVAQSIQKRIESALKRCPSHCKISLRMAR; from the coding sequence ATGAAGGTGTCCCTGTTCGGTGATTTAAGGTTCATGAATGACGATGGGAAAGATTTAGATCCACAATCCATAAGGTCGAGGAAAGCGCGTGATCTGTTGCGATATTTTGTCGTTTTCCACAGGCGGAGGATCCCCAAGGAAGTTTTGTTCGAAACCTTCTGGCCAGACATGGAAGAAAATTACGCCTGTAGAAATCTACAGACAGCGGTATCCATGATTCGAAGGTTTCTCGGAAAAGATCTGCTGACTTACCGTGACGGGACTTACTGCTTCGATGAGAGCAGCGAAGTTTCTGTGGATGCGGAAGAGTTCGAGAAAAAGATCGCAAAAGCGAGATCGTGTGGCAATGTAAAAGACAAAGTTGCGATCCTAAAATGCGCTGTGGACGAATATCTGGACGATGTTCTGATCGAATGTGAGTATGAAGATTGGACTGTGCAGGCACGGGAACATTACAAAGATCTTTTGATCGGAGCACTGCTCGAATTGATCGCGTTCCACGAGGCAGAGAATGAGTATACAGAAGTGTGTAACCTATCGAAAAGGGTGCTGGAGAAGGATCCGTTCAACGAATCGGCGTGTTTGAGTCTCCTCAAAGCTATGGGCGAGCTCGGCCAAAAGCTTGAAGCCATGAATTTTTACAGATCTTTCGCAAAAAGGATGGAGAAGGAGCTCGGTGTGATTCCCTCACAAGAACTCAGAGATTTCTACGAACATCTCCTTGCACAGCGAAAGAGAATCGTGTGGATCATCACCATCGAGACAGATCGAACCGATGAAGTCGTTCAGTATCTGAAAGGAATTGTCAGGGAAGCCGATGAGATCAAGATTTTTTCAAAAGGAAAGCTCGGCGTCTTCATACGCGACGTTGACGATTCCGTCGCGCAATCGATTCAAAAGAGGATAGAATCGGCTTTGAAACGGTGCCCTTCTCACTGCAAAATTTCCCTGAGGATGGCACGCTGA
- a CDS encoding ATP-binding protein: MLSQMSYHRLYSLLSSFIREIMNATEPELLLDALMRIFERFVDCERIVVLDRDFNIKKAKNGTVQLDEQLRMMIRWVVDSHSPMSLPQGDTLVHIFPLVKANKVLGVLMAWSKDEVVVETSELLRTFAFLSAIVLENLELYSSLQVQHRAVEETKNYMQRILDSFPQFIAVFDEDARIVFANSGYLKFSFSEEFASKIVQLVQKTFLANSRQTLEVEEGSNFYSIVAEPIEHEGRPQVLLVIADVTNTKEVERLKAIDQLKTEFVANISHELKTPLAAIKAYAETILTSMEMLDQQTLNEFVQIIYRESQHLESILEELLDFSKLEQKTLVLEKTTFDLTGLVRETMKSLEELARSKQVRLELLTREPVLVRADQKRLRQVVMNLLSNGVKYSKENESDRYVRVKIERKDDKVLLEVSDNGIGIPKEYHQKVFERFFRLGTVMDYRVEGTGLGLTIAKQIVELHGGRIWLESEPGVGTTVYVELPAGVER, translated from the coding sequence GTGCTGAGCCAGATGTCCTATCACAGGCTCTATTCTCTCCTTTCCAGTTTCATAAGGGAGATAATGAACGCAACGGAACCGGAACTTCTGCTCGATGCGCTGATGAGGATCTTTGAAAGGTTCGTTGACTGTGAACGCATCGTTGTGCTCGACAGAGACTTCAACATCAAGAAAGCGAAGAACGGAACCGTGCAGCTCGACGAGCAACTGAGGATGATGATCCGCTGGGTGGTGGACAGTCATTCTCCCATGTCCCTGCCGCAGGGAGACACGCTGGTGCACATCTTTCCGTTAGTCAAGGCGAACAAAGTACTGGGAGTGCTGATGGCCTGGAGTAAGGACGAAGTAGTTGTGGAGACGTCAGAACTGTTGCGAACCTTTGCCTTTCTTTCCGCGATCGTTCTGGAAAACCTGGAACTGTACTCTTCGCTGCAGGTTCAGCACAGAGCGGTGGAAGAAACGAAGAATTACATGCAGAGAATTCTCGATTCGTTTCCGCAGTTCATAGCTGTGTTCGATGAAGATGCGAGGATCGTGTTTGCGAACAGCGGTTATCTCAAGTTTTCCTTCAGTGAGGAATTCGCTTCTAAGATAGTCCAGCTGGTTCAGAAAACGTTCCTGGCCAATTCTCGTCAAACGCTCGAGGTAGAAGAAGGTTCAAACTTTTACTCGATCGTCGCCGAACCCATAGAGCATGAAGGTCGACCTCAGGTGCTGCTGGTCATCGCGGACGTGACGAACACGAAAGAAGTGGAAAGGCTCAAAGCGATAGACCAGCTGAAAACGGAGTTCGTGGCGAACATCTCCCACGAATTGAAAACACCGCTCGCAGCGATCAAGGCTTACGCGGAGACGATCCTCACCAGCATGGAAATGCTGGACCAGCAGACCTTGAACGAGTTCGTTCAGATCATATACAGAGAGAGTCAGCACCTGGAATCGATACTCGAAGAGTTGCTCGACTTCTCGAAGCTGGAGCAGAAGACGCTCGTGCTCGAGAAAACCACGTTCGATCTGACGGGATTGGTGAGGGAAACGATGAAATCGCTCGAGGAACTCGCAAGGTCGAAACAGGTCAGGCTGGAACTTCTGACGAGGGAACCTGTCCTGGTGAGGGCGGACCAGAAGCGGTTGAGGCAGGTCGTGATGAACCTTCTGAGCAACGGTGTGAAGTATTCCAAGGAGAACGAGAGCGACAGATACGTCAGGGTGAAAATAGAAAGGAAGGACGATAAAGTGTTGCTGGAGGTTTCGGACAACGGCATAGGGATACCGAAAGAGTACCATCAAAAGGTGTTCGAAAGGTTCTTCAGGTTGGGAACCGTTATGGACTACAGAGTGGAGGGAACTGGGTTGGGACTGACGATAGCCAAACAGATCGTGGAACTGCACGGAGGACGCATATGGCTGGAGAGCGAGCCAGGTGTTGGAACCACGGTGTACGTCGAATTACCCGCGGGGGTTGAACGATGA
- a CDS encoding ABC transporter ATP-binding protein, giving the protein MVEILLRNVDFGYTDEPVLKSINLRIEKGEFVSLIGPNGSGKTTLLKLVAGLLKPTSGTVLVRNMQPSKTSRRKLARTIGFVTEDLNPIYPFRVSQIVLTGRLPYKGSLFASWDELDFQKAKEALAKVDALVYFDRYFNELSAGERKRVSIARILAQDTPILLFDEPTAHLDPGHAVEVLNILKKLHGEGRTILAAFHEINFAVRLSDRIVIMKDGRIIADGHPKSVLTEQLLEYVYNTRFRLIQDPSTGLPYAIY; this is encoded by the coding sequence GTGGTTGAAATACTCTTGCGCAACGTCGATTTTGGCTACACCGATGAACCCGTCCTGAAGTCCATAAATCTACGAATCGAGAAGGGTGAGTTCGTCTCGCTCATAGGGCCGAACGGATCGGGAAAGACGACCCTTCTGAAGCTCGTGGCAGGGTTGTTGAAGCCGACGAGTGGTACCGTTCTGGTCAGGAACATGCAGCCGAGTAAGACAAGCAGAAGAAAACTGGCAAGAACGATCGGTTTCGTCACGGAAGATCTCAACCCCATCTACCCGTTCCGGGTGAGTCAGATAGTTCTGACAGGGAGACTCCCGTACAAAGGCAGTTTGTTCGCTTCCTGGGACGAACTCGACTTTCAGAAAGCGAAGGAAGCCCTCGCGAAGGTCGACGCACTCGTGTATTTCGACAGATATTTCAACGAGTTGAGCGCTGGCGAGAGAAAGCGCGTTTCGATCGCTCGAATCCTCGCGCAAGACACACCTATTCTTCTGTTCGATGAGCCAACGGCGCATCTGGATCCAGGCCACGCTGTCGAAGTGCTGAACATATTGAAGAAGTTGCACGGGGAAGGAAGAACTATCCTGGCGGCGTTCCACGAGATAAACTTTGCCGTGAGGCTTTCTGACAGGATCGTGATCATGAAAGATGGCAGGATCATCGCCGATGGCCATCCAAAAAGCGTGCTGACCGAGCAACTCTTAGAGTACGTGTACAACACCCGTTTCAGGTTGATCCAGGATCCCTCGACGGGCCTACCGTACGCGATCTACTGA
- a CDS encoding ABC transporter substrate-binding protein has product MRRFLTLTLLVALLSLVLTYPITIVDDAGRLVTIDRKPERVVCAAPSTTKFLQYLGLEDRVVAVTNWDDFEAERIGDLFPLNLEKILSLEPDVVFTFGGFQLPEVPKLEQQGLTAVVLNANTVQQILNDLVLVGTIMGVPEKAKKLANDLQEYYLTVAKKAYNVPLDRRVKVVYLMDIPGPDVREVWTCGQGSYLNELITLAGGANIAAAFTGPNGFLPISLEYIVSENPDVLIVANYTPGAEEQIKEKISNHPILKSLKAVRNKRIYVYDGYMLSLPVPQLIAYIERFYNDFYGDRK; this is encoded by the coding sequence ATGAGAAGGTTTCTAACCCTGACGTTGCTCGTCGCATTGCTTTCGCTCGTGCTGACGTACCCCATCACGATCGTTGATGACGCCGGCAGACTGGTCACGATCGATCGCAAACCGGAGCGCGTGGTTTGCGCCGCACCCTCCACCACAAAGTTTCTGCAGTACCTCGGCTTGGAAGACAGGGTCGTCGCCGTGACGAACTGGGACGACTTCGAAGCCGAGAGGATCGGAGATCTCTTTCCACTGAACCTCGAAAAGATCCTCAGTCTGGAACCAGACGTCGTGTTCACCTTCGGTGGCTTTCAACTGCCCGAGGTCCCCAAACTCGAACAACAGGGACTCACAGCGGTGGTTCTCAACGCCAACACGGTACAGCAGATTCTGAACGATCTGGTTCTTGTGGGCACGATCATGGGTGTTCCTGAGAAGGCAAAAAAGCTTGCAAACGATCTTCAAGAATACTACCTGACCGTCGCCAAGAAAGCTTACAACGTGCCGCTCGACAGGAGGGTCAAAGTGGTTTATCTGATGGACATCCCTGGGCCGGACGTTAGGGAGGTCTGGACCTGTGGTCAGGGTTCTTACTTGAACGAACTGATCACGCTCGCAGGTGGTGCGAACATCGCGGCGGCTTTCACAGGTCCGAACGGGTTCCTCCCGATTTCTTTAGAGTACATCGTTTCTGAGAACCCGGACGTCCTCATCGTTGCGAATTACACGCCAGGCGCTGAGGAGCAGATCAAAGAGAAGATTTCGAACCATCCGATACTGAAATCGTTGAAAGCTGTTAGGAACAAACGCATCTACGTTTACGATGGTTACATGCTGAGCTTACCGGTACCGCAGCTGATAGCGTACATAGAAAGGTTCTACAACGACTTCTACGGTGATCGAAAGTGA
- a CDS encoding HDOD domain-containing protein, whose amino-acid sequence MKLEEIITRIEELPTPDPVVQKIIAVASDPNASAKDLADVIKLDPSLAVRILRLVNSAYYGLPRKIAQLSEAVMILGFKTVRNLALSVFTYTSVVRRKRSSIDHTALWKHFVGVAVAAELMAQFVGYPNKEELFISGLLHDIGKVTLEFVSPEMFMAVAKLAKTLKISFFEAEKKLDLPNHALISMKTIERWGLPELVSHTCGGHHTPESFADSLYSDVISMVHVSDFFVNTINYGESYSYGGFVLSPHALNLLGLKPRMLTSYLKKLKEKLITADEFLKIEQEAVS is encoded by the coding sequence ATGAAACTGGAAGAGATCATCACGCGAATAGAAGAGCTTCCAACGCCCGATCCGGTTGTTCAAAAGATCATCGCCGTGGCTTCGGATCCCAACGCTTCGGCGAAGGATCTCGCCGATGTGATAAAACTGGATCCGAGCCTGGCCGTACGCATACTGAGACTCGTCAACTCGGCTTACTATGGGCTGCCGAGGAAGATCGCCCAGCTGAGTGAAGCGGTGATGATACTCGGTTTTAAGACTGTCAGAAACCTGGCTCTGAGTGTGTTCACTTACACTTCAGTGGTGAGGAGAAAGAGATCTTCGATAGATCATACTGCGCTCTGGAAACATTTCGTGGGTGTAGCCGTTGCGGCTGAGCTGATGGCACAGTTCGTGGGTTATCCCAACAAAGAAGAGCTCTTCATTTCTGGCCTGCTCCACGACATCGGGAAGGTGACCTTAGAGTTCGTTTCGCCCGAGATGTTCATGGCGGTGGCCAAACTCGCTAAGACGCTGAAAATATCCTTTTTTGAAGCCGAGAAGAAGCTCGATCTTCCAAACCACGCGCTGATCAGCATGAAAACCATCGAACGATGGGGATTACCGGAACTCGTGTCGCACACGTGCGGAGGACACCACACACCAGAAAGTTTCGCAGACAGCTTGTATTCAGATGTGATAAGCATGGTCCACGTGAGCGATTTCTTCGTGAACACAATCAATTATGGAGAGTCATACTCTTATGGTGGATTCGTTCTTTCACCACACGCGCTGAACCTTTTGGGGCTCAAGCCAAGGATGCTCACGAGCTATCTGAAGAAACTGAAAGAAAAGCTCATAACTGCTGACGAATTCCTGAAAATCGAGCAGGAGGCGGTATCATGA
- a CDS encoding FecCD family ABC transporter permease translates to MKRFRWLALVSLFVVLVLLCLSLGSVKVSFVETIRVLIDPASKYRPILWNLRLPRVLMGLIAGASLSSVGAAFQGLLRNPLVDPYLLGVSSGASFGAVLSIYLATVSSFEILYKLPALSFAFAMFASLTAIVLAKKNGTIPIVELILSGVMISVLFNSATITLLMFLRRNITHAYVWLFGSLSGVSWDDLPGPLASFVIFFIVSLGLSYQLNAMAIGELHAKISGVNTELVKLIVYSLGSLATASVVSKTGVIGFVGMITPHMARRLFGTDHRVLLVSSALIGASFLAVCDALARVVVSPSEMPIGVVTAFVGVPVMLVLIKKGEGRG, encoded by the coding sequence GTGAAAAGGTTCAGATGGCTCGCCCTGGTGTCGCTGTTCGTGGTCCTGGTTCTCCTCTGCTTGTCACTCGGATCGGTCAAGGTGAGTTTCGTGGAAACGATCCGGGTGCTGATCGATCCAGCTTCGAAGTACAGGCCGATCCTGTGGAATTTGAGACTTCCTCGTGTACTCATGGGTCTGATAGCCGGGGCGAGTCTGTCTTCCGTGGGAGCCGCGTTTCAGGGCTTGTTGCGCAACCCTCTGGTGGATCCTTACCTGCTGGGTGTCTCCTCCGGCGCCTCCTTCGGAGCGGTCCTGTCGATATATCTGGCCACCGTGAGCAGTTTCGAAATTCTGTACAAACTGCCAGCGCTGAGTTTCGCCTTCGCCATGTTTGCCTCGCTGACAGCCATCGTCCTGGCGAAGAAGAACGGCACTATACCCATCGTTGAGTTGATCCTGAGCGGAGTGATGATCAGCGTGCTCTTCAACTCCGCCACGATCACGTTGCTGATGTTTTTACGCAGGAACATAACGCACGCCTACGTGTGGTTGTTCGGAAGTCTTTCCGGTGTGAGCTGGGACGATTTGCCTGGTCCGCTCGCCTCCTTCGTGATTTTCTTCATCGTATCGCTCGGACTGTCTTACCAGCTGAACGCGATGGCGATAGGGGAGCTCCACGCGAAGATAAGCGGTGTGAACACCGAACTGGTCAAACTGATCGTCTACAGTCTCGGAAGCCTCGCGACGGCTTCTGTGGTTTCAAAAACTGGTGTGATAGGTTTTGTCGGTATGATCACACCCCACATGGCCAGAAGATTGTTCGGGACAGACCACAGAGTTCTACTCGTTTCGAGCGCCTTGATCGGTGCGTCTTTCTTGGCCGTCTGCGATGCACTCGCGAGGGTCGTGGTGAGTCCTTCAGAGATGCCCATAGGTGTTGTGACGGCCTTCGTTGGGGTACCCGTGATGCTGGTTTTGATAAAGAAGGGTGAAGGCCGTGGTTGA